The DNA window TAAATCAGACACGATGCTACCCCCTACCACAACCCCGACGCTGCTAGACTCGTTCCTTAATTATGACTACAACTACGATTACCCCTCAGTGACCCCCGTCGCTTCTACTACGGATGGTAGCAAGAAAAGCACGACCAAAGCGACACAGAGCAACCATTTAGCGCAAAAACTCGACTTTGTGGACCCAGTTCAAGGGGATACGTTTTCGGTCACGTTCGACCCCTTACCCACACAAGTGTATCCAACACCCCCCGGAGGGTTCTTGAACTTTGAGAATACAAAGCTGTATCCTGAGACAAACAATAATCAACAAAACGTTGGTCTGAGTGATCTAGATAGCAACAGTCTGCACAACGACCTAGACTTCTTCTCCAAGCTGAAAAACGACCGGAAGAGGATTCTGGCTGAAAGGCTTGTGAGGAATATCCAGAGACCTCTCAGTTTTCAGGAAAATAATCACTTAAATATCGATCCCCTCTGGGTCTATCTTCTGGCGTCACAGTAACCGAGCTAAATGACGTCATTATCTACAAACTATTTATACTTCTGTGATACGTGCACCGTACATGGTTGTACAGACAGTGAGTGGTTGAACTGTAGGATAGGTTTACCTGTAGTTTGACCTAATTATTAGATACCCAGTTTTGTGATGTTGCAGCACGTATGACGATATCAAATAATCGACCAATGCACTTATTTAACATTGCTTGTTAtatttgttgatgttttatttcacaTAAATGTTGTTCTCTGatgtttttgttcattaaacagaataaatattaagaaataagtTGTCTTAttcaattctctctctctctttctctctctctctctcgtttgaAGGTATATGAATGATATAGGATGATAtgctttttgggagttgattttaatcaactctcctatgcacttactcgggcaaagcgaaagtgaaacagtgtttggaccaaagcacaaatcaataccgcagaaaacacttagttcttgaaaataatcgataaattcgatgttatATATTCTGAAGCactgtttttcaagaaaacttatttatcaataccatgaaaatagtaagattt is part of the Crassostrea angulata isolate pt1a10 chromosome 3, ASM2561291v2, whole genome shotgun sequence genome and encodes:
- the LOC128177500 gene encoding uncharacterized protein LOC128177500 is translated as MGVWTFLSIFLLHHMVSGHMGRDHSEASRWYQRTVRAKDPFAKFTEETLNLGTRFPRPGESGFSKSDTMLPPTTTPTLLDSFLNYDYNYDYPSVTPVASTTDGSKKSTTKATQSNHLAQKLDFVDPVQGDTFSVTFDPLPTQVYPTPPGGFLNFENTKLYPETNNNQQNVGLSDLDSNSLHNDLDFFSKLKNDRKRILAERLVRNIQRPLSFQENNHLNIDPLWVYLLASQ